Proteins co-encoded in one Anabas testudineus chromosome 8, fAnaTes1.2, whole genome shotgun sequence genomic window:
- the LOC113153566 gene encoding insulin-like growth factor-binding protein complex acid labile subunit isoform X2, protein MCLPFWTFLIPLSLYSTPFLFPSVECSRLCPHQCVCYEHADLVDCHARGFEHVPRGLPHGTWLLELGGNNLSEIGSRGFTGLWSLRVLILSNSQIQEIQPQAFYSLSFLEKLDISWNQLTTLTVDFSSGLSALKELRLEHNNLHYISGYSLEYLDNLEKLDLSYNQLVSIGPGVFRGLSRLRHLYLHNNKLIVVQQGSLDMMPALEVLQLSNNNISQIDSDALAPLYSLAVLSLEGNNLHNLKFKTFISLHTTATHIQLSGNPWNCDCELHRVFSKILHVRHLHIDDYQNVTCRDPPQLTGASLAWVDSRLCIAETATVLVITVTVVVTVVAAVVMAERNRKRNRGKNWDTESQTQTQSPPPS, encoded by the exons ATGTGTCTTCCTTTCTGGACCTTCCTCATCCCTCTGTCCTTGTATTCGACCCCATTCCTTTTCCCATCAGTCGAATGCTCGCGGTTGTGTCCACACCAGTGCGTTTGTTACGAGCACGCCGACCTGGTGGACTGTCACGCCCGTGGGTTTGAACATGTTCCCAGGGGCCTTCCACACGGCACGTGGCTGCTGGAGCTCGGGGGGAACAATCTGAGCGAGATTGGCAGCCGAGGCTTCACTGGACTCTGGTCCCTGCGAGTGCTTATACTTAGCAACAGCCAGATACAAGAAATACAaccacag GCATTTTACTCCTTGTCCTTCCTCGAGAAATTGGATATCAGTTGGAACCAATTAACAACTCTTACTGTTGACTTCTCATCCGGCTTGTCGGCTCTCAAAGAGCTCCGCCTGGAGCACAACAACTTGCATTATATATCTGGATACAG CTTGGAGTATCTGGACAACCTGGAGAAGCTCGACCTCAGTTATAACCAGCTGGTGTCGATCGGCCCCGGTGTGTTCAGGGGCCTGTCCAGGCTCAGACATCTCTACCTACATAACAACAAACTGATTGTGGTGCAGCAGGGGAGCCTGGACATGATGCCTGCACTAGAG gTGCTGCAGCTGAGTAACAACAACATCTCTCAGATTGACAGCGATGCTCTGGCTCCTCTCTATAGTCTGGCCGTTCTCTCTCTGGAGGGGAACAACCTGCATAACCTCAAGTTTAAAACCTTCATCAGCCTGCACACGACAGCTACACACATCCAGCTGTCAG GCAATCCAtggaactgtgactgtgagCTGCACCGTGTCTTCAGCAAGATCCTGCACGTTCGCCACCTCCACATCGATGACTACCAGAATGTGACGTGCCGGGACCCACCTCAGCTGACCGGGGCTTCTCTGGCCTGGGTGGACAGCCGGCTATGCATCGCAGAGACGGCCACTGTGCTTGTGATCACCGTCACTGTGGTGGTCACCGTGGTGGCAGCGGTGGTGATGGCTGagaggaacaggaagaggaacCGTGGAAAGAACTGGGACACAGAGTCACAGACGCAAACTCAGAGCCCACCGCCTTcctga
- the LOC113153786 gene encoding complement C1q tumor necrosis factor-related protein 6-like, protein MSCPKICSVVGIVTALCMTGLILADPAERTPRQTAAREHGGAVLFSVAYQGQLRDVLFNPIIFDHVLVNQGSAYNNDTGVFIAPVPGIYQFVFAAQLCRGNHNNIWNFMVNGDHRMACHAQMPDGDTVLNTCYFMGELQQGDQVWVKQQAESCAWASTTSNTITFSGMLLASEGMSTLGGMYSSGTSGSISSLGQKRTMVSGCDGLSASLLTVVIALLLCCILLLN, encoded by the exons ATGAGTTGCCCTAAG ATCTGTTCTGTTGTAGGTATTGTGACTGCGCTCTGTATGACTGGTTTGATTCTAGCAGATCCAGCAGAACGG ACGCCTCGTCAGACAGCAGCCAGGGAACACG GGGGCGCTGTTCTTTTTTCCGTGGCCTACCAAGGACAGCTGAGAGATGTCCTGTTCAACCCAATCATCTTCGACCATGTGTTGGTGAACCAGGGCTCCGCCTACAACAATGACACAGGTGTGTTTATTGCACCCGTCCCTGGCATctatcagtttgtgtttgcagccCAGCTCTGCCGCGGAAaccacaacaacatctggaacTTCATGGTCAACGGGGACCACAGGATGGCCTGCCATGCTCAG ATGCCTGATGGTGACACAGTCCTCAACACATGTTACTTTATGGGGGAGCTGCAGCAAGGTGACCAGGTGTGGGTAAAACAACAAGCCGAGAGTTGTGCCTGGGCCAGCACCACCTCCAACACCATCACTTTCTCTGGCATGCTGCTGGCAAGTGAAGGCATGTCCACACTGGGAGGGATGTATAGCTCTGGTACTTCCGGTTCAATTTCCAGTCTGGGTCAGAAAAGGACCATGGTGTCTGGCTGTGACGGCCTGAGTGCGTCTTTGTTGACTGTGGTCATTGCTCTGCTGCTATGCTGTATTCTCCTCCTTAATTAA
- the pex12 gene encoding peroxisome assembly protein 12, with translation MAEAGAHLTSRAGNEQPSVFEVLAQESLMEAVKPALRHAVKVLAESNPARFDFLWQRFDELYLLLDILLQNHFLSQCSASFSENFYGLKRVSGGRGISVRLGLHRKSHWRSLLLLCLVPYLRAKLEATLAQQRDEEDYSIQLAQTRGQKLYRAAVAAYPYISSFWQAWVFCQQLLFVFGVTKTHSPLLWLARVRLARLNAQDIRDMELKSSSTDSPSDGSLVQRAWWLVSQAARGVAVSLSTSLSLGVFFLQFLEWWYSPENQNTVKTLTSLPAPPPPLHLQEEQRCQDSRTMSANHNKETLLGSDSRNCPLCWRPRTNATVLSTSGYVFCYRCIYVYVKANRRCPVTGYPTELQHLIKIYSPES, from the exons ATGGCGGAGGCCGGAGCTCACCTGACCTCCAGAGCTGGGAACGAGCAGCCGTCGGTGTTTGAGGTCCTGGCGCAGGAGTCTCTGATGGAGGCGGTCAAACCTGCGCTGAGACACGCCGTCAAG GTTCTGGCAGAGTCCAACCCAGCCCGTTTCGACTTCCTGTGGCAACGGTTCGATGAGCTCTACCTGTTGCTGGACATCCTCCTCCAGAACCACTTCCTGTCTCAGTGCAGTGCGTCCTTCTCTGAGAACTTTTATGGATTGAAAAGAGTCTCAGGAGGACGGGGAATTTCTGTTCGTCTTGGGCTCCACAGGAAATCACACTGGcgttctcttcttctcctgtgcCTGGTGCCGTACCTGCGAGCCAAGCTGGAGGCAACGCTCGCACAGCAGAGGGATGAGGAGGACTACTCTATCCAGCTAGCACAGACCAGGGGCCAGAAGCTCTACAGGGCAGCCGTAGCAGCTTACCCCTACATCAGCTCATTCTGGCAGGCCTGGGTCTTCTGCCAGCAGCTGCTCTTTGTCTTCGGGGTCACCAAGACCCATAGTCCACTGCTGTGGCTGGCCCGGGTGAGACTTGCACGACTTAATGCCCAGGATATCAGAGACATGGAGCTGAAGAGCAGCAGCACCGACAGCCCTTCTGATGGAAG CCTGGTGCAGAGGGCGTGGTGGTTGGTGTCACAGGCAGCAAGGGGCGTGGCTgtctccctctccacctccctctccctgGGCGTCTTCTTCCTGCAGTTCCTGGAGTGGTGGTATTCGCCTGAGAACCAGAACACTGTGAAAACCCTCACCTCCCTGCCGGCTCCTCCGCCTCCTCTCCACCTGCAGGAGGAGCAAAGATGCCAGGATTCTCGAACCATGTCCGCCAATCACAACAAAGAAACGCTGCTGGGCTCCGACAGCAGGAACTGTCCTCTGTGCTGGAGGCCTCGCACCAACGCCACAGTGCTGTCCACCTCGGGCTATGTCTTCTGTTACCGCTGCatttatgtgtatgtgaaagCCAACCGCCGCTGCCCGGTCACCGGTTACCCCACTGAACTGCAGCACCTCATTAAGATCTACTCACCGGAGAGCTAG
- the LOC113153566 gene encoding leucine-rich repeat-containing protein 4 isoform X1 translates to MCLPFWTFLIPLSLYSTPFLFPSVECSRLCPHQCVCYEHADLVDCHARGFEHVPRGLPHGTWLLELGGNNLSEIGSRGFTGLWSLRVLILSNSQIQEIQPQAFYSLSFLEKLDISWNQLTTLTVDFSSGLSALKELRLEHNNLHYISGYSTIFSTTRTELCVLTCVCVITSLALCGSVSLEYLDNLEKLDLSYNQLVSIGPGVFRGLSRLRHLYLHNNKLIVVQQGSLDMMPALEVLQLSNNNISQIDSDALAPLYSLAVLSLEGNNLHNLKFKTFISLHTTATHIQLSGNPWNCDCELHRVFSKILHVRHLHIDDYQNVTCRDPPQLTGASLAWVDSRLCIAETATVLVITVTVVVTVVAAVVMAERNRKRNRGKNWDTESQTQTQSPPPS, encoded by the exons ATGTGTCTTCCTTTCTGGACCTTCCTCATCCCTCTGTCCTTGTATTCGACCCCATTCCTTTTCCCATCAGTCGAATGCTCGCGGTTGTGTCCACACCAGTGCGTTTGTTACGAGCACGCCGACCTGGTGGACTGTCACGCCCGTGGGTTTGAACATGTTCCCAGGGGCCTTCCACACGGCACGTGGCTGCTGGAGCTCGGGGGGAACAATCTGAGCGAGATTGGCAGCCGAGGCTTCACTGGACTCTGGTCCCTGCGAGTGCTTATACTTAGCAACAGCCAGATACAAGAAATACAaccacag GCATTTTACTCCTTGTCCTTCCTCGAGAAATTGGATATCAGTTGGAACCAATTAACAACTCTTACTGTTGACTTCTCATCCGGCTTGTCGGCTCTCAAAGAGCTCCGCCTGGAGCACAACAACTTGCATTATATATCTGGATACAG CACAATATTCAGCACCACACGGACTGAGCTTTGTGTCCttacctgtgtctgtgtcatcaCATCCTTGGCTCTTTGTGGCTCTGTCAGCTTGGAGTATCTGGACAACCTGGAGAAGCTCGACCTCAGTTATAACCAGCTGGTGTCGATCGGCCCCGGTGTGTTCAGGGGCCTGTCCAGGCTCAGACATCTCTACCTACATAACAACAAACTGATTGTGGTGCAGCAGGGGAGCCTGGACATGATGCCTGCACTAGAG gTGCTGCAGCTGAGTAACAACAACATCTCTCAGATTGACAGCGATGCTCTGGCTCCTCTCTATAGTCTGGCCGTTCTCTCTCTGGAGGGGAACAACCTGCATAACCTCAAGTTTAAAACCTTCATCAGCCTGCACACGACAGCTACACACATCCAGCTGTCAG GCAATCCAtggaactgtgactgtgagCTGCACCGTGTCTTCAGCAAGATCCTGCACGTTCGCCACCTCCACATCGATGACTACCAGAATGTGACGTGCCGGGACCCACCTCAGCTGACCGGGGCTTCTCTGGCCTGGGTGGACAGCCGGCTATGCATCGCAGAGACGGCCACTGTGCTTGTGATCACCGTCACTGTGGTGGTCACCGTGGTGGCAGCGGTGGTGATGGCTGagaggaacaggaagaggaacCGTGGAAAGAACTGGGACACAGAGTCACAGACGCAAACTCAGAGCCCACCGCCTTcctga